In Bradyrhizobium sp. 195, the sequence GGCGGAGCGGAAATGGCAGTCAGTCTGGCTGTCCCCGCGAAACGTCTCTCTCAAAAGCAAACTTGATTATTTCGGCGGGCATGCCTTTGGGCTGCCAGCGCCTAGGATATTTTCGTCCCTTGGCGAGGGCGCCCCGAGCAAGACCATGGCAGCACGCCGAGCCTGAATCGATCACCCAGGCGAGGTTAAACCATGTCAGTTGCGTCCGGCATCCAGGTTGATAGCGGGGCCGCCATGGCCCTGCCCGTCCAAATCATTGGCCATATCCATACAGTGATCGGTTGCGGCACGCTCATACCATCGAGCGGCGTGGCCACACAGGCGGTAGCTGGCGCGCCTGTCCACAGGGCTGACGTGATCGAGACCGATGCTGCCGGACAGATCACACTTCGCTTCCTCGACGGTACTTTGTTCAACATCGCCTGCGGCACTCGCGTCGTGCTGAGCGAATTCGTCTTCGACGCCGAAGGCATGTCACCGAGGGCCCTGTTCGACGTGACCCGAGGGAGCTTCAGTTTCGTACCAGGCCGGCTAGCAGAAACCGGATCACTCCAGGTGAGTACACCCATTGCAGGCATCCGCGCCCGGGGCCACGCCGGCGGCTTCGGGATGCTGACACTTGCAGCATTGACTTTCTCGGCCGCGCAAAATGCCGAAGCTGCGGATCCTGATGTCACATTCCTGGATGACGACTCCATCACCTACAAGGACCTTGCGCACGGTGCATTTGAGCTCGTGACCAAGGAGCGGATCCCACGACACATCATCGTTGAAGATCCCGGCGAGACAATCGTCCTCAAGAGGGTGGGATCCACCATCAGTGTCAACCAGGTCGCGAACACGGCCGCTCGCATGGACGAGTTGCGCGCCGCTCAGCAGGATGTGCTCGCCAATCTCACGGACGGGCAAGGGCCACATGGATCGAGCACACCACCCTTTGTCAAAGCCCAGCCGCTGCAGCCGATCAACTTCGTTCCGCCTGACGCGCCCGAGCTGCGGACATTGCCGACCGTGTTGCCATTCGTCGTTCCCGAGCCTCTGGGACGTCTACCTCCGACGCTCAGCACCGGAGCCGGGCCAGCTGAACTCGACACGGTGGTGTTTGACACATTCACTGCGGCGACAGGAACTTTCAGTGCCAGTAGCACCAACAGCAACGACCAGCTGACCTTCGGCGTCATCGGGGCGAGCGCAGGCAATACGGTCCTGGGTGGAGTGACGTACGATCTGTCGAAGACAAGCCCCTACGGAATACTCTACGTCAACAGCACGAGCGGCGCCTATACGTTCGTGCCTGACGACGCCGCTATCAACGCGCTGAAGGCACCCACGACCGATGGCTTCGTCATCACGGTCTCCGATGGATTCAGCTCTGTCAATCAGACCTTCACGATCACCATTAACGGTGTCAATGACGCGGCAATCATCTCCGGCACCACGGTCGGCTCGACTATCGAGGCTGGTGGCATCGCGAATGGAACGCCCGGCACGCCGATTGCGACCGGCACCCTCACCGACACCGACGTCGACGATCCGCCCAATACGTTCACCGCGGTGAACTCGCCAACGGCGAGCGCCGGTGGCTACGGCACCTTCACGATGACGGCTGCCGGGGTGTGGACCTACACTCTGGACAACGCCAACGTTGCTGTGCAGGCGCTCAAGGCCGGCCAGACGCTGGCCGACAGCTTTACGGTAACCACGATCGGAGGCACCGCCCAGGTGGTGACGATCACCATCCACGGCACCAGTGACGCGGCGATCATCTCCGGTGAGACGACCGGCGCAGTGATCGAGGCTGGCGGCATCGCCAATGCAAACCCCGGCACCGCCACCGCGAGTGGTACGCTCACCGACGCTGACGTCGACACGACCGCAAATGCCTTCACGGCGGTCGGCTCGCCAACGGCGAGCGCCGCTGGCTACGGCACTTTCACCATGACCGCAGCGGGCGTGTGGACCTACACGCTCGACAATGCCAAGGCTGCGGTGCAGTCCCTCAATTCCAGCGAGACACTGACCGATACGTTCACTGTGACCACGCTGGATGGAACTGCCCAAGTGATCACGATCACCATCCATGGCAGCAACGATGCCGCTGTCATTTCCGGGACAACGGCCGGCTCAGTGACCGAGGCCGGAGCCGTTGCCAACGCGACACCCGGCACGCCGAGCGCAACAGGCACGCTCGTTGCCACCGACGTCGACAATCCATCCAGTACTTTCACAGCGGTGACCTCGCCCACGGCAAGCACCAACGGTTATGGCACCTTCACAATAACCGCCGCCGGCCTGTGGACCTACACGCTCGACAACTCCAACGGCGCGGTGCAGTCGCTCAATGTCGGCGGCACACTTATCGACAGTTTCACTGTGACAGCCGTCGACGGCACGCCGCAGGTGGTGACGATCACCATCCACGGCACCAACGACGCGGCCATCATTTCCGGCACCACGACCGGCTCAGTGACCGAGGCAGGAACTTTCTCGCCCGGCGTTCCCATCGCGACCGGAGCACTCACCGATACGGATGTCGACAACGCGCCGAACACTTTCACCGCGGTCTCTTCGCCTGCGGCGAGCGACGACGGATACGGCACCTTCACCATGACGGCCGCCGGCGTATGGACTTACACCCTCGACAACAACAATAGCGTGGTTCAGGCGCTCGAGGTCGGCGACACCTTGACTGACACTTTCACGGTAACTGCCATCGATGGTACGACCCAGGCGGTGACCGTCGCCATCCATGGCGCTAGTGACGCAGACCCCAACGATTTTGATAACCTGGCCACCGGATCCGTCGTGATCTCCGATCCACCCAACGTGTATGGGACGCCGGGGAGCGAAACCATCGCGGGCGGCGGCCATACAGGTCAGATCATCTACGCGGGGGCCAGCAGTGATACCGTCAATGGCACCGGCAAAGCGGACGTTCTCTATGGCGGCTCCGGCAATGACACGATCAAAGGCAACGACGGCGATGACGTCATCTACGGGGGCTCGGGCAACGATACGATCAACGGCAACAACGGCGGCGACACCATAACCGGCGGATTTGGTGCGGACCAACTCACCGGCAGCAATGGCAACGACCGCTTCGCTTATTTGTTCGTAGCCGATTCCAACGCGAGCCAGTTCGACACCGTCACCGACTTCGCCTCGGGGACCGACAAGATCGACTTGACCGCTCTTGGTGCGCTTGGGTTCGTCATCTTGGCCTTGAGCTCAACAAGCACGGTCGTGCCGGCACATACGATCGCCTGGCTCTATGACAGCGCGGCAAACGAAACCATCGTGTACGTCAATGCAACGGACCAGACCCTTCACGTCGGCGATTCCGGCCTGCTCGAAATCCATTTGCAGGGCATTGCAACCATCGACGCGTCGGACTTCATCCTGGCGCCGCCGGCGGCACCTGTGATGGCGACGGCCAGCGAACTGCTCGACCTCACCGCAACCGCGCAGAGTGACGCGACCGCCCTGATCGCGACCACTTCCGAGGTCTCGTCCGATTCCGGAAGCGGCGACGGCACGCTCCTCGCCGATGGGAGTTCCGCAATCCAATCAAGCGAGGCGACCTCCAGCCTGAATTGGGGCGGGGA encodes:
- a CDS encoding VCBS domain-containing protein; protein product: MSVASGIQVDSGAAMALPVQIIGHIHTVIGCGTLIPSSGVATQAVAGAPVHRADVIETDAAGQITLRFLDGTLFNIACGTRVVLSEFVFDAEGMSPRALFDVTRGSFSFVPGRLAETGSLQVSTPIAGIRARGHAGGFGMLTLAALTFSAAQNAEAADPDVTFLDDDSITYKDLAHGAFELVTKERIPRHIIVEDPGETIVLKRVGSTISVNQVANTAARMDELRAAQQDVLANLTDGQGPHGSSTPPFVKAQPLQPINFVPPDAPELRTLPTVLPFVVPEPLGRLPPTLSTGAGPAELDTVVFDTFTAATGTFSASSTNSNDQLTFGVIGASAGNTVLGGVTYDLSKTSPYGILYVNSTSGAYTFVPDDAAINALKAPTTDGFVITVSDGFSSVNQTFTITINGVNDAAIISGTTVGSTIEAGGIANGTPGTPIATGTLTDTDVDDPPNTFTAVNSPTASAGGYGTFTMTAAGVWTYTLDNANVAVQALKAGQTLADSFTVTTIGGTAQVVTITIHGTSDAAIISGETTGAVIEAGGIANANPGTATASGTLTDADVDTTANAFTAVGSPTASAAGYGTFTMTAAGVWTYTLDNAKAAVQSLNSSETLTDTFTVTTLDGTAQVITITIHGSNDAAVISGTTAGSVTEAGAVANATPGTPSATGTLVATDVDNPSSTFTAVTSPTASTNGYGTFTITAAGLWTYTLDNSNGAVQSLNVGGTLIDSFTVTAVDGTPQVVTITIHGTNDAAIISGTTTGSVTEAGTFSPGVPIATGALTDTDVDNAPNTFTAVSSPAASDDGYGTFTMTAAGVWTYTLDNNNSVVQALEVGDTLTDTFTVTAIDGTTQAVTVAIHGASDADPNDFDNLATGSVVISDPPNVYGTPGSETIAGGGHTGQIIYAGASSDTVNGTGKADVLYGGSGNDTIKGNDGDDVIYGGSGNDTINGNNGGDTITGGFGADQLTGSNGNDRFAYLFVADSNASQFDTVTDFASGTDKIDLTALGALGFVILALSSTSTVVPAHTIAWLYDSAANETIVYVNATDQTLHVGDSGLLEIHLQGIATIDASDFILAPPAAPVMATASELLDLTATAQSDATALIATTSEVSSDSGSGDGTLLADGSSAIQSSEATSSLNWGGEWTEYSSLTGSDEAQTRATETTRSEAAAPSASGLPAILQHMAAPTEVSFVFNHVLDTDTTAGKNGAISGGGQTPDIAVAALNFDHDAAEPHAGRGLALGNDAGNHGVSHPANAAQAAGHTGDHAPETALNPDLLKSSPPGAHSSLSSKAAEQHGSPHGTSASKPADPQQLGDSFLFKDDASQGSQHSAVLDHLSDVAGHHDHAGAFRGSELASMPETSPPDVDPAYGAGAQGHVLHDLIV